A single genomic interval of Penicillium psychrofluorescens genome assembly, chromosome: 2 harbors:
- a CDS encoding uncharacterized protein (ID:PFLUO_003792-T1.cds;~source:funannotate), with protein sequence MAPKKPSATAEVALVPLKNCLVNLPSSLVALLVNANTAAQNVIIELQYRSTSPKANGASPQQQSCFLGWTGMPSRRKLAPVVGREGISSGFSREQDISTVELDTTFGRLLGLAEGQKVGLFIHLDPPVANTINIEPLTPEDWEIIELHATFLELNLLSQIRALPNPTYSAAQSEHMHPLALHLSPTSTANIVVTSLTPTLSEDSPFAKIAPDAEVIVAPKTRAKPGKGSRTDSRSANGSRKSGGGRSAGSTVRPKSRSDSSTRGSLYLRGVDRTVASQWFDEEMEEDANDGLRVWVDRDLLATNELRGATWACVSVVQPSGLKPPPDPQKHLAQAEQKSSEAGSPTAKLVAKLIPWEEAPDCRHAAMSSLLCTALGAENIVGGIVRVEAAPPQLHRSTVKTLKVYPFMVDASKKKDGLKFGADTAASRDALAERLKVIYGSTGSDIGLFSGPLTDGMILPKAENHPSVSSFDGAIIRFDPPLKGSTEDAKSMFGWLLGSEAKLSVEVQAEIPKPTDASASQLPTDDPVPDRMPQLVGIDSIISQSLGNLTKSSSILLTGGLGAGKTALSYLLAHRLRKEHLFNVKYFSCRKLVTDETRISNIKEVLNRLFMSASWCARLGGQAVVVLDDLDKLCPVETELQVGGDNGRSRQNSEVICSMVREFCSMNSSVVLLATAQAKESLNNVIIGGHVVREIINMRAPDKDGRRKVLEKLTSQDKAADSLNGHFRTTSSSTHSAHDSWLDPSNPGSRPSSSGGDGFVLSRDVDFLDLAGKTDGYMPGDLVLLVSRARNEALIRSVQDLSAESKMITLASEDFDSALKGFTPASLRNVTLTSSTTTFSAIGGLFETRQTLLETLQYPTKYAPIFSQCPLRLRSGLLLYGFPGCGKTMLASAVAGECGLNFISVKGPEILNKYIGASEKSVRDLFERAQAARPCVLFFDEFDSIAPKRGHDSTGVTDRVVNQLLTQMDGAEGLSGVYVLAATSRPDLIDPALLRPGRLDKSLLCNMPSHADRIDIIRAVSEKLKMSDEVRSRFSDIAAETEGFSGADLQAVVYNAHLEAVHDALGDRSTGSDKPAAKSGAAKSSSATANSKSFIQFLYSSTEEASGSASMPPPAVIAAKLEAIKNSRRRQRQLEQGSSGAAATPMANGAAEASADELRDEIIVRWDHIERSLATTRSSLSAAERKRFNAIYREFVVGRNGEMPNGEAGNEIGGRTSLM encoded by the exons ATGGCGCCCAAGAAGCCCTCTGCCACGGCTGAAGTGGCCCTCGTGCCTCTCAAGAACTGCCTGGTCAATCTGCCATCGTCGCTGGTCGCCTTGCTGGTCAATGCCAACACG GCTGCCCAGAATGTCATCATTGAGTTGCAATACCGGTCGACGTCTCCGAAGGCCAATGGCGCTTCCCCGCAGCAGCAATCGTGCTTCTTGGGTTGGACGGGAATGCCGAGCCGGCGAAAGCTCGCGCCTGTCGTGGGCCGGGAGGGCATTAGCAGTGGCTTCTCCAGAGAGCAAGACATTTCCACCGTTGAGCTAGATACGACTTTTGGAAGGCTTCTCGGTCTTGCGGAAGGACAAAAG GTCGGGCTGTTCATACACCTGGATCCGCCGGTCGCGAATACCATTAATATCGAGCCACTGACCCCAGAAGACTGGGAAA TCATCGAGCTTCATGCCACATTCCTGGAGCTCAATCTGCTCTCGCAGATCCGTGCTCTACCAAACCCTACCTACAGCGCAGCACAATCGGAACATATGCACCCGCTCGCATTACAcctctctccaacctcaACCGCGAATATCGTTGTCACTTCTCTTACGCCAACTCTGTCAGAGGATTCGCCGTTTGCCAAAATTGCGCCGGATGCCGAGGTGATTGTGGCTCCAAAAACTAGAGCGAAGCCCGGGAAAGGGTCCCGCACAGACAGCCGAAGTGCAAATGGCAGCCGCAaaagtggtggtgggagaagTGCTGGAAGCACTGTGCGCCCGAAAAGTCGCTCTGACTCTTCCACCCGAGGCTCTCTCTACCTGAGAGGTGTGGACCGAACAGTGGCGAGCCAATGGTTTGATGAGGAAATGGAAGAGGATGCAAACGACGGCCTCCGTGTCTGGGTTGACCGGGACCTACTTGCAACCAATGAGCTTCGAGGAGCGACATGGGCATGCGTGTCGGTAGTTCAGCCATCTGGTCTCAAACCTCCGCCAGATCCCCAAAAGCACCTTGCCCAAGCGGAACAAAAGTCAAGCGAAGCCGGTTCTCCGACAGCGAAGCTTGTGGCGAAGCTGATTCCCTGGGAGGAGGCACCGGACTGTCGGCATGCGGCGATGTCCTCTTTGTTGTGCACGGCCCTCGGGGCGGAAAACATTGTGGGAGGAATTGTGCGTGTCGAGGCCGCGCCACCACAGCTGCACCGTTCAACAGTGAAGACCCTGAAGGTGTATCCTTTTATGGTAGATgcatcgaagaagaaagatggacTGAAGTTCGGTGCTGACACTGCAGCGTCTCGGGATGCCTTGGCCGAGCGCCTCAAAGTAATCTACGGTAGTACTGGGTCCGATATTGGATTGTTCTCGGGACCCCTGACCGATGGCATGATCTTGcccaaggccgagaaccATCCCTCTGTTTCTTCGTTCGATGGCGCCATCATTCGATTTGATCCGCCCTTGAAGGGTAGCACTGAAGATGCAAAATCGATGTTTGGGTGGCTGCTAGGCTCCGAGGCGAAGTTGAGCGTTGAAGTGCAGGCCGAAATACCCAAACCAACCGATGCAAGTGCATCACAACTTCCCACTGATGACCCCGTTCCGGATAGAATGCCCCAGCTGGTGGGAATCGATTCTATCATCTCTCAATCTTTGGGCAATTTGACCAAATCTTCGTCAATTCTTTTGACTGGCGGTCTCGGGGCCGGCAAGACGGCTCTTAGCTACCTCTTGGCCCACCGCCTGCGCAAGGAACATCTGTTCAACGTCAAGTACTTTTCTTGCCGCAAGCTTGTCACTGATGAGACGCGAATCTCCAACATCAAAGAGGTGTTGAATCGCCTCTTTATGTCTGCATCATGGTGTGCTCGCCTTGGTGGTCAGGCAGTGGTGGTTCTGGACGACCTTGATAAACTCTGCCCCGTTGAAACCGAGTTGCAAGTCGGCGGAGACAATGGTCGAAGTCGCCAGAACAGTGAGGTCATATGCTCTATGGTTCGGGAGTTTTGCTCAATGAACTCTTCTGTTGTCCTATTGGCCACTGCGCAGGCCAAGGAATCATTGAACAATGTCATTATCGGTGGCCATGTCGTTCGTGAGATCATCAACATGAGAGCCCCGGACAAGGATGGGCGACGAAAAGTCCTGGAGAAACTGACCAGCCAAGACAAAGCGGCGGATTCGCTCAATGGCCATTTTCGAACCACAAGCTCTTCCACGCATTCCGCACATGACTCGTGGCTCGATCCCTCGAATCCAGGAAGCCGCCCCAGCTCATCTGGAGGGGATGGCTTTGTCCTCAGCAGAGATGTTGACTTTTTGGATTTGGCGGGCAAGACTGACGGCTACATGCCTGGCGATCTCGTGCTACTTGTTTCTCGTGCGCGCAATGAGGCGCTTATTCGCTCCGTTCAAGACTTGTCTGCCGAATCCAAGATGATCACGCTCGCCTCTGAGGATTTTGACAGCGCCCTAAAGGGCTTCACTCCGGCGTCTCTTCGAAACGTGACCCTCACCTCGTCTACCACCACCTTTTCCGCCATTGGGGGTTTGTTCGAGACTCGTCAAACTTTGCTCGAAACCCTACAATATCCTACGAAATATGCGCCGATCTTCTCACAGTGTCCGCTGCGGTTGCGCTCCGGTCTCTTGCTGTACGGTTTCCCTGGTTGCGGCAAGACGATGCTGGCGAGCGCGGTGGCTGGTGAATGCGGATTGAATTTCATCAGTGTAAAGGGCCCCGAAATCCTGAACAAGTACATTGGTGCAAGCGAGAAGAGTGTTCGCGACCTGTTCGAGAGAGCGCAGGCCGCCCGCCCTTGtgtcctcttcttcgacgagTTCGACAGTATTGCCCCGAAACGTGGCCACGATTCCACTGGAGTCACTGACCGCGtggtcaaccagctcctgACACAGATGGATGGTGCTGAAGGTCTGTCAGGCGTCTACGTGCTTGCAGCAACGTCTCGCCCTGACCTGATCGATCCGGCCCTGCTGCGTCCTGGCCGTCTAGACAAGTCTCTGCTCTGTAACATGCCGTCTCACGCAGACCGAATCGACATCATTCGAGCAGTAAGTGAGAAACTGAAGATGAGCGACGAGGTCCGCTCTCGTTTCAGCGACATTGCCGCCGAGACAGAAGGCTTTTCTGGTGCAGATCTGCAAGCCGTCGTGTATAACGCGCATCTGGAAGCAGTTCACGATGCGCTGGGTGATCGATCCACAGGATCTGATAAGCCCGCCGCAAAATCAGGTGCTGCCAAAAGCTCCTCCGCAACCGCCAACAGCAAGTCATTCATCCAATTTCTTTACTCCTCAACCGAAGAAGCATCTGGTTCCGCGTCTATGCCTCCTCCTGCCGTGATTGCAGCCAAACTGGAAGCAATCAAGAActctcgccgccgccagcgccaacTGGAACAGGGAAGTAGCGGTGCCGCTGCAACCCCGATGGCTAATGGTGCAGCGGAGGCCTCTGCAGATGAATTGCGTGACGAGATCATCGTTCGCTGGGATCATATCGAACGCTCGCTGGCTACCACGCGCTCTTCTCTCAGTGCTGCTGAACGTAAGCGCTTTAATGCTATCTACCGGGAGTTTGTTGTTGGCCGCAATGGCGAGATGCCCAATGGGGAAGCTGGAAATGAGATTGGTGGCCGGACTAGTCTGATGTGA
- a CDS encoding DNA replication licensing factor MCM7 (ID:PFLUO_003793-T1.cds;~source:funannotate), whose amino-acid sequence MALLQYPAPVDYTKQLDAFKDFLKHFKTFQSTSEAAATEALEELNIDGERSSDEYDFMDDADEAEGGQTNTARRRKDLKLKYMQVLQDVANRDQSNILIELDDLSVFEKALPDEQQDLKLVDSIQKNTKRYIDVLSQAVDEIMPKETKDVTFKDDVLDVIMSQREKRNETMEMAVEADMDAATAPTMFPPELTRRYTLNFKPITASGSSDQRDSKAMAVRNVKGEHLGSLITVRGITTRVSDVKPSVQINAYTCDRCGCEVFQPITTKQFLPLSECLSEECTKNNSKGQLFLSTRASKFVPFQEVKIQEMADQVPVGHIPRSLTIHCHGALTRELNPGDMVDVAGIFLPTPYTGFRAIRAGLLTDTYLEAQHITQHKKSYTDMGMDSRTLRKIEQYQSSGNMYEYLSRSIAPEIYGHLDVKKALLLLLIGGVTKEMGDGMHIRGDLNICLMGDPGVAKSQLLRYITKVAPRGVYTTGRGSSGVGLTAAVMRDPVTDEMMLEGGALVLADNGICCIDEFDKMEDSDRTAIHEVMEQQTISISKAGITTTLNARTSILAAANPLYGRYNPRISPVENINLPAALLSRFDVLFLLLDTPSRDTDEELANHVTYVHMHNKHPESEDAAVMFTPHEVRQYVAKARTYRPVVPSNVSDYMVGAYVSMRKKQKADEARKKQFSHVSPRTLLGIVRLSQALARLRFSEEVVREDVDEALRLIEVSKASLLNDGEAGADHTPTSKIYTLIRGMMESGAAAVGDSDEGELSMRRIRERVLAKGFTDDQLTTAINEYAEMSVWQVTGNGSRLLFVTAADDDEMGL is encoded by the exons ATGGCTTTGCTGCAGTACCCCGCGCCGGTTGATTACACGAAGCAATTGGATGCTTTCAAGGACTTCTTGAAGCATTTCAAGACCTTCCAGTCCACTTCCGAAGCCGCGGCCACCGAGGCCTTGGAGGAATTGAACATCGATGGCGAGCGCTCCAGCGATGAATATGACTTCATggacgatgccgacgaggcggagggcggGCAGACCAACACAGCGCGGAGGCGCAAAGACCTGAAGCTCAAGTATATGCAGGTCCTGCAAGATGTTGCAAACCGGGATCAATCGAACATTCTGAttgagctggatgatttGTCGGTG TTCGAGAAAGCGCTTCCGGATGAGCAGCAGGATCTGAAACTGGTGGACTCGATCCAGAAGAATACCAAGCGCTACATCGATGTGCTGTCGCAGGCGGTCGACGAGATTATGCCCAAGGAGACAAAAGATGTCAC ATTCAAGGATGATGTGCTAGATGTGATCATGTCACAACGCGAGAAGCGCAACGAAACGATGGAGATGGCCGTGGAAGCTGACATGGATGCGGCGACTGCACCGACGATGTTCCCACCAGAGCTCACCCGTCGGTATACGCTCAACTTCAAGCCGATTACTGCCTCGGGATCCAGCGACCAACGTGACTCTAAAGCGATGGCAGTCCGCAATGTCAAGGGTGAACACCTCGGAAGCTTGATCACCGTCCGCGGTATCACCACCCGTGTGTCGGACGTCAAGCCGTCAGTTCAGATCAATGCCTACACCTGTGACCGCTGCGGATGCGAAGTCTTCCAGCCGATTACAACCAAGCAATTCCTTCCCCTCTCAGAGTGCTTGTCGGAGGAGTGTACGAAGAACAATTCCAAGGGCCAGCTGTTCCTCTCCACTCGTGCCTCGAAGTTCGTTCCCTTCCAAGAAGTGAAGATCCAAGAGATGGCGGATCAGGTGCCTGTGGGCCACATCCCCCGGTCTCTGACTATTCACTGCCACGGCGCTCTCACTCGCGAGCTCAACCCCGGCGACATGGTTGACGTTGCCGGCATCTTTCTGCCCACTCCTTACACTGGTTTCCGCGCCATTCGCGCAGGCCTGCTCACCGACACATACCTAGAGGCCCAGCACATCACCCAGCACAAAAAGTCTTACACCGACATGGGCATGGACAGCCGCACTCTTCGCAAAATCGAGCAGTACCAGAGCTCGGGCAACATGTATGAATACCTTTCTCGGTCTATTGCTCCCGAGATCTATGGTCATCTCGACGTCAAGAAGGCTCTGCTCTTGCTGTTGATCGGTGGTGTCACGAAAGAGATGGGAGATGGTATGCACATCCGTGGTGACCTCAACATCTGCCTGATGGGTGATCCTGGTGTGGCCAAATCTCAGCTGTTGCGATACATTACCAAGGTGGCCCCGCGTGGCGTCTACACTACCGGACGAGGTAGCAGTGGTGTCGGTCTTACTGCTGCGGTCATGAGGGACCCAGTGACGGACGAGATGATGCTGGAAGGCGGAGCGCTGGTCCTGGCAGACAACGGCATTTGCTGCATCGACGAGTTCGACAAGATGGAGGACTCGGACCGAACCGCCATTCACGAAGTGATGGAACAGCaaaccatctccatctccaaggcAGGCATCACGACCACGCTCAATGCTCGCACCTCGATCCTGGCCGCGGCCAACCCGCTATACGGCCGGTACAACCCTCGAATCTCGCCCGTGGAGAATATCAATCTGCCTGCCGCGCTGCTGTCGCGTTTCGACGTTTTGTTTTTGCTTCTGGACACCCCGTCGCGCGACACCGACGAGGAATTGGCCAACCACGTCACCTACGTTCACATGCACAACAAGCACCCCGAGAGTGAGGACGCGGCGGTCATGTTCACCCCCCACGAAGTCCGACAGTACGTTGCCAAGGCACGAACATACCGCCCCGTGGTGCCATCCAATGTGTCTGACTACATGGTGGGCGCGTACGTGTCGAtgcgcaagaagcaaaaggccgacgaggccaggaagaagCAGTTTTCGCATGTCTCTCCGCGTACCCTGCTGGGCATTGTGCGTCTCTCTCAGGCTTTGGCGCGTCTTCGTTTCAGTGAGGAGGTCGTGCGCGAGGATGTCGACGAGGCCCTGCGTCTTATCGAGGTCAGCAAGGCATCCTTGCTCAACGACGGCGAGGCCGGTGCCGACCACACCCCGACCAGCAAGATCTACACCCTGATCCGGGGTATGATGGAGAGCGGCGCCGCTGCGGTGGGAGACAGCGACGAGGGTGAGCTGAGCATGCGCCGCATTCGCGAGAGAGTGCTGGCCAAGGGCTTCACCGACGACCAGCTCACTACCGCGATCAACGAGTATGCCGAAATGAGT GTCTGGCAAGTTACAGGCAATGGCTCGCGTCTATTGTTTGTTactgctgctgatgacgaCGAGATGGGATTGTAA
- a CDS encoding uncharacterized protein (ID:PFLUO_003794-T1.cds;~source:funannotate) yields the protein MKSTTTILLTLLSATLAISTAIPPNPKCGTCNPISGQNSCDITTSCISTGSTFHCACRAGYKASQHNLNIHNQFRLPMPEYEFLVFVPENTACNTLCDNPYAAPNEICREVELYERCSL from the coding sequence ATGAAGTCCacaaccaccatcctcctaaccctcctctccgccaccCTGGCCATCTCAACCGCAATCCCACCAAACCCCAAGTGCGGGACCTGCAATCCGATCTCAGGCCAGAACAGCTGCGACATAACGACCTCGTGCATCAGCACGGGTTCAACCTTCCACTGCGCCTGCCGTGCTGGCTACAAGGCCTCCCAGCACAACCTCAATATTCACAACCAGTTCCGCCTGCCGATGCCCGAATATGAATTCCTTGTCTTTGTCCCAGAGAACACGGCCTGCAATACCCTTTGCGATAACCCTTATGCGGCGCCTAATGAGATTTGCCGGGAGGTTGAGCTTTATGAGCGTTGCTCGCTTTAG
- a CDS encoding uncharacterized protein (ID:PFLUO_003795-T1.cds;~source:funannotate): MESVHHVSTSSKILFGKVRKIVPPMLEKFHKGQLGRVAVIGGCVDYTGAPYFSAMASAKLGCDMSHVLCERSAAPVVKSYSPNLMVHPILPSVDTVKDPKSIDAPSLASPIISMLSRLHALVIGPGLGRDEVTLKVVAEVIKEARTQSIPFVLDADGLLIVTEHPDLVKGYKQCILTPNVVEFGRLAKALGIKVASQADIAKNEQDGDKINKETEACEQLSKALGGVTIIQKGSHDVISNGAASIISDIRGGLKRSGGQGDTLTGSLGTMLAWRAAYHARMWDSDEKDNDKEAENKDDVRAELEDENKRMSPATTLLLAAWAGSAITRECSRRAFEAKGRSMQASDLTEEVHGSFLRLIGEPEASKTHL; the protein is encoded by the exons ATGGAATCCGTGCACCATgtgtcgacctcgtcgaagATCCTCTTCGGTAAAGTCCGCAAGATCGTACCGCCTATGCTTGAGAAGTTCCACAAAG GACAACTCGGGCGTGTGGCCGTCATTGGAGGCTGTGTTGA CTACACCGGAGCCCCGTATTTCTCCGCGATGGCATCGGCGAAACTAG GATGCGATATG AGCCATGTTCTCTGTGAACGCTCCGCGGCACCT GTCGTCAAGTCCTACTCCCCGAACCTAATGGTACACCCAATCCTGCCAAGTGTGGACACCGTCAAAGACCCGAAATCTATAGACGCGCCGTCACTCGCCAGCCCAATCATCAGCATGCTCTCCCGGCTCCATGCGCTAGTGATCGGCCCAGGGCTCGGGCGCGACGAAGTGACTCTCAAAGTCGTGGCGGAGGTGATCAAAGAAGCACGAACGCAATCCATCCCGTTTGTGTTAGATGCCGATGGGCTTCTTATTGTGACAGAGCATCCAGACCTGGTGAAAGGGTATAAGCAGTGTATCCTAACACCCAACGTGGTCGAGTTCGGGCGCCTAGCCAAAGCCCTCGGAATCAAAGTTGCCAGTCAGGCGGACATCGCCAAGAACGAACAAGATGGCGATAAAATTAACAAAGAGACCGAGGCGTGTGAGCAGCTTTCCAAGGCTCTGGGCGGCGTCACCATCATCCAGAAGGGCTCTCACGATGTCATCTCGAACGGCGCCGCGAGTATCATCTCTGATATTCGAGGTGGCTTGAAACGCAgcggcggccaaggcgaCACTCTGACAGGGTCACTGGGGACGATGCTTGCCTGGCGAGCCGCATACCATGCTCGAATGTGGGACTCGGATGAGAAGGATAatgacaaggaggccgagaacaAGGATGACGTCCGCGCGGAGCTTGAGGACGAGAATAAGCGCATGTCGCCCGCCACTACCCTGCTTCTGGCCGCGTGGGCTGGAAGTGCTATTACCAGGGAATGTTCGCGACGGGCCTTTGAGGCCAAAGGGCGTAGCATGCAGGCGAGTGATCTGACCGAAGAGGTGCATGGGAGCTTTCTGCGGCTTATTGGGGAGCCGGAGGCATCCAAGACTCATCTTTAG
- a CDS encoding uncharacterized protein (ID:PFLUO_003796-T1.cds;~source:funannotate) — protein MSFLDSILSSIQTDKPSSASLSQPPAPPAPSSTSKNNDRKPAPAPRDIPVRGNVSGGAKRKAEESLPRPTKSSSQAPSRPTTPRPTVSPAALKPAPKPISKSVPNPISKPAAASQTPKPAAPVSKNGAPAITKTAPAKPTSAKTVPDRPAPMKAAPAPPSKAPPKGSFADIMAQAKTLQQKAPTQAGMFRHQAVPKERLSKLERKKRIMEAQAKEKEQARLAKKGTPIAAKGRADGKRPEREDVSYKGTAKQLQPPEPPAYRGTLGMSAARGAYDRKRHGRRPRADEYLGTDEEDEGDYGGYEDGWSDASSDMEAGLNDVEQEEAAALRSARREDEEEQRAEEEAKRAKLERQKKLAALARNKR, from the exons ATGAGT TTCCTCGACTCCATCCTCTCGTCCATTCAGACGGACAAACCGTCCTCGGCGTCTCTGTCACAGCCGCCCGCTCCCCCGgcaccctcctccacttcGAAAAACAATGACCGCAaaccagcaccagcaccgcgAGACATCCCAGTGCGTGGGAATGTCAGTGGTGGAGCAAAACGTAAGGCCGAAGAATCGTTACCTCGTCCCACGAAATCCAGCAGCCAAGCACCCAGCAGACCAACTACACCACGGCCCACCGTTTCGCCTGCAGCTTTGAAGCCTGCGCCCAAGCCCATATCGAAATCTGTGCCCAATCCCATTTCGAAgcctgcagctgcttctcAAACCCCCAAGCCGGCTGCACCGGTATCGAAAAATGGCGCGCCTGCCATCACAAAGACAGCACCAGCCAAGCCCACATCAGCCAAGACCGTGCCAGATCGACCCGCGCCGATGAAGGccgctcctgctcctccgtcGAAGGCACCACCAAAGGGATCCTTTGCAGATATCATGGCCCAGGCGAAAACACTACAACAGAAAGCGCCGACGCAAGCTGGTATGTTCCGGCATCAAGCAGTTCCCAAGGAACGTTTGAGCAAActggagcgcaagaagcggATCATGGAGGCGCAGGCgaaagagaaagaacaagCGCGACTGGCCAAGAAAGGCACCCCGATTGCTGCCAAGGGCAGAGCAGACGGAAAGAGACCGGAGCGGGAGGATGTTTCCTACAAGGGCACTGCCAAACAGTTGCAGCCTCCTGAGCCACCTGCGTATCGCGGAACATTAGGCATGTCTGCCGCTCGCGGGGCATATGATCGCAAGCGACATGGCCGACGACCCCGGGCGGATGAATACCTAGGCacggacgaagaagatgaaggggaCTACGGTGGTTATGAAGACGGATGGTCAGATGCATCTTCTGATATGGAAGCCGGCTTAAACGATGTGGAGCAAGAAGAGGCGGCGGCTCTGAGGAGCGCTAGAcgtgaagatgaagaagaacagcgggcggaggaggaggccaagaGGGCGAAGCTGGAGcgccagaagaagctggctgcgctggcgCGGAACAAGCGTTGA
- a CDS encoding uncharacterized protein (ID:PFLUO_003797-T1.cds;~source:funannotate): MKHLAAYLLIALAGNESPSAADVKGVLSSVGIDADSDRLDKLIAELKGKDLQELIAEGTTKLASVPSGGAGGAAPAAAAAGGAAAPAEEKKEEKEEEESDEDMGFGLFD, translated from the exons ATGAAGCACCTCGCCGCTTACCTGCTCATCGCCCTTGCCGGCAACGAGTCCCCCTCGGCCGCCGATGTCAAGGGTGTTCTGTCCTCCGTCGGTATCGACGCTGACTCCGACCGCCTCGACAAGCTCATCGCTGAGCTCAAGGGCAAGGACCTCCAGGAG CTGATCGCTGAGGGTACCACCAAGCTCGCTTCCGTTCCCTCCGGTGgcgctggtggtgctgcccctgccgccgccgctgctggtggcgctgctgcccctgctgaggagaagaaggaggagaaggaggaggaggagtccgacgaggacatgGGCTTCGGTCTTTTCGACTAA
- a CDS encoding uncharacterized protein (ID:PFLUO_003798-T1.cds;~source:funannotate) yields MADSEYNAEEAAEIKKRRQFRKFSYRGIDLDQLLDLSSEQLRDVVHARARRRFNRGLKRKPMGLIKKLRKAKQEAKPNEKPDLVKTHLRDMIVVPEMIGSVVGIYSGKEFNQVEIKPEMVGHYLAEFSISYKPVKHGRPGIGATHSSRFIPLK; encoded by the exons ATGGCTGACAGCGAATAC aacgccgaggaggctgccG agatcaagaagagaagacagTTCCGCAAGTTTTCCTACCGCGGCATTGACCTCGACCA GCTCCTTGACCTCTCCTCGGAGCAGCTCCGTGATGTCGTCCAcgcccgcgcccgccgccgcttcAACCGTGGCCTGAAGCGCAAGCCCATGGGTCTGATCAAGAAGCTCCGCAAGGCCAAGCAGGAGGCCAAGCCCAACGAGAAGCCCGACCTTGTCAAGACGCACCTGCGTGACATGATCGTTGTCCCCGAGATGATCGGCAGCGTTGTCGGCATCTACTCCGGCAAGGAGTTCAACCAGGTCGAGATCAAGCCCGAGATGGTTGGCCACTACCTGGCTGAGTTCTCCATCTCCTACAAGCCCGTCAAGCACGGTCGTCCCGGTATCGGTGCCACCCACTCTTCCCGTTTCATTCCCCTCAAGTAA